From the Lathyrus oleraceus cultivar Zhongwan6 chromosome 4, CAAS_Psat_ZW6_1.0, whole genome shotgun sequence genome, one window contains:
- the LOC127076707 gene encoding probable WRKY transcription factor 12 — MEGERDAPNYELQVSFTNTPQTIHEMSFVQFEDNHVLSFLSPSTQSQPSQLSQSLNSGGSSTTAATTAAVSTTTAAAGFSPNDLVTRTPWSNEQVRTLDPKAVVSDENCTGNTSDGNNTWWRSGGSEKNKVKVRRKLREPRFCFQTRSDVDVLDDGYKWRKYGQKVVKNSLHPRSYYRCTHNNCRVKKRVERLSEDCRMVITTYEGRHNHSPCDDSNSSEHECFTSF, encoded by the exons ATGGAAGGAGAAAGAGATGCTCCTAATTATGAACTTCAAGTTTCATTCACAAACACTCCTCAAACCATCCATGAAATGAGTTTTGTTCAATTTGAAGATAATCATGTTCTTAGCTTCTTGTCTCCATCTACACAATCTCAACCTTCTCAGCTTTCTCAATCTCTAAACTCCGGCGGCAGCTCCACCACCGCCGCTACCACTGCAGCTGTCTCAACAACCACCGCAGCCGCCGGATTCAGCCCTAACGATCTTGTCACTAGAACTCCTTGGAGTAATGAACAG GTGAGAACTCTAGATCCCAAAGCTGTTGTAAGTGATGAGAATTGCACTGGAAATACTAGTGATGGCAATAACACTTG GTGGAGGAGTGGAGGAAGTGAGAAGAACAAGGTGAAAGTGAGGAGGAAGCTAAGAGAGCCAAGGTTTTGTTTTCAGACAAGAAGTGATGTAGATGTGCTTGATGATGGTTACAAATGGAGGAAGTATGGTCAGAAAGTTGTTAAGAATAGCCTTCATCCAAG AAGTTATTACCGTTGCACACATAACAATTGTCGGGTGAAAAAAAGAGTTGAACGACTCTCAGAAGATTGTCGTATGGTGATAACCACTTATGAAGGAAGACACAATCACTCTCCATGCGACGACTCTAATTCTTCAGAACACGAATGTTTTACCTCTTTCTGA